A stretch of DNA from Cellulomonas xiejunii:
CGGCGTTCCCGCCCGCCCCGGCCGGGGGAGCGGTTGTCGGCCCGGGTGCCCGCGACGCCACCGTGCGTCCCGTCTCCGGTGAGGCCGCCGACGGTCCTGGCCTCGGTGCTGTCACCGAGGGTGCCGTCCCCGGTGCTGCCACCGAGAGGCCGGGTCCCGGAGGCGTGCCCGACGTCTCGACGGCATCGGGGAGACTAGGCGACGTCGATGACCTCTGGCGTGCGACGCGGTCGGCCGACGACTCCGACCGCGGCTGGGGGCGTGAGGAGTCGTCGTCGAACGACGAGCGGCTGCGGCGGGAGAAGCCCCCGCACTGGTGAGGATCCCGGGGTGCTGAGGCGGCGTGCTCGCCTCGTCGCGCTCAGGCCGCGGGTGCGTGGAGCGTGGGTGCGTGGAGCGTGGGTGCGTGGAGCGTGGGTGCGTTGTCCGCGGGTGCGTGGAGCGTGGTGCTCAGGAACCCGGCGGGATGCTGGGGGGCCCTGCCGGCGCGGCCGGCGGTGGTGGGGTCGTCCCGGGGCCTCCGGGGGAGTCGGTCGTGTCGTTGACGATCGCCGGGGTGAGCCGCTGCGAGAGCAGGTCGCGGATCTCCTGCAGCAGCAGGATGTCCTCGGCCGGGGCCGCGGGCTCGTCCTCCTGACCCTTCTTGCGGCGTGCGGCCAGGGCGTTGAGGGGCAGCACGATGAGGAAGTAGATCGCGGCCGCGGTGATGAGGAACTGGAGCAGGGAGTTGAGGATGACGCCGACGGCGATGGGCTGGGCCGTCTCCGCGATCTCCTCGTTCCACGTGTAGGGCCCGATGTTCCAGAGGTTGTCGAGGTTCGGCTTGCCGAAGACCCAACCGATCAGCGGGCTGATGAAGGCGTTCTGCAGGGCCTCGACGACCTGCGCGAACGCGGCCCCGACGATGACGCCGACGGCGAGCTCGATCGCGCTCCCGCGTGAGATGAAGTCCTTGAAGCCCTGGCCCACCTTGGCGAGGCCCTTGACCCGCGGGTTCTCGCCCACGGACCTGATCCGCTGGCTCGCGCCACGCGCACCTTCGCGACCGCTGCCGGACATGGGACCTCCTGGGCATGCGTCGATGTCGGGCGTCCTCAACCGATCATGGCACGACGACCGCCACCAGGCGTGACGACACGGACGCCTGCGCGATGAGCAGCGCCTCGTCGGGCGTGACGGCCACGAGCACGGGGGGTCCGTCGTCGGGCGACGTGGTCCCGAGCAGCCCGCCGGGGGCCGCCTCCCCGTCGGGTGCCGGCCTCACGAGTGCGCGCCGTGCGACGGTCTCGCCGGGGCCGCCCTCGAGGCGCGCCGCGACGAGGTCGAGGTGCAGGCCGGGCTTCAGGAGACCCGCGACGGCCGGGTCGTCGAGGCGGACGGCCACGACGACGGTGCCCGCCGGGCCCGCCATGACGGCGCCGGTGAGCAGCGTGGGCGTCACAGGCAGGCGTGCGGGAAGGTCGACGGCCGCGACGTGACCGTGCGCGTCGGAGGGCGTCCGCAGCGCGTCGGCGGGTGCCGCCGCGGCGGGGACGTCGGCCACGACCACGTCGCCGGCCGCCAGGGCGGTGCCCGCCGACACGTCATGCGCCAGCACGACGACCGGGACGGTCGGGGCAGGCGGCGGGCGCAGCGTCTGGAGCGTGACGGCTGCCGCGGCGCCGAGGCACACCGCCGCGAGCGCGAACCGGAAGCGCCACAGCGCCGCCCGTGCCCGCACGCGCGCGGGGCCGCGGGTGCCGGGCAGGGGCGGGGGCAGGGGCTCGCGGACGCCCTCCCGTCGCAGGGGTGGGCTCGCCGGCGTCAGGACGACCATGCCGCGACGTTAGGAGCCCGCCGACCGGGCCAGGGCGGCGGTGGCCCGCACAGGGGACGGAGGCCGACGGGGCGGGGCCTGTGGTCGGCTCGGACCCGACCCTCGGCCCCGGCCCGGCGCATTCCGGTGACGTGTCGGGCGCGCGGCCCAGCCCTGATCGTCAGGCGACGGGCCGGGCGCGCGGCCCGGCTCGTCAGGTAACGGGCCGGGCGAGCTGTCCGGTCAGGCGGACGCGGCGGCCGGTGACGTCGTCGCGGGGCTCGACGAGCCCGTGGACCCCGCGGACGAGGTGCCGGACGTGCTGGACGACGTGGTGGAGCCCGACGACGTGGACACCGACGTGTCCGACGACGTCGACGTGCTCGACGACGTCGACGCGCCCGACTTGCCCCCGGACCCGGACGTCGAGCTGCCCGTGCGGGCGTCGTTCCGGTAGAAGCCCGAGCCCTTGAACACCACGCCCACGGTCGAGAAGACCTTGCGCAGGCGCCCCTCGCACTCGGGGCAGACGGACAGGGCGTCGTCGGTGAACGACTGCTGGACCTCGAACGAGTGCTCGCAGGCGGTGCAGCGGTAGGCGTAGGTGGGCAAGGTGACTCCCGATCGTCGTCGCCGGGCGTCCCCGGCAGTCCTCGAAGCTCGCTGAGGGTGCCGCAGCCGCCAGGGGTCGGTGTCGCCCGTCCCGGCCGGGCCGACGTCCTCGACGCCACCCGCCGTCGGTCCACCGAGCGCACCATCCGGTCGGCACGGGTCGATGGCCGCCATTGGCACTCTCAGGATCCGAGTGCCAACTCTAGCGCCACCGTCAAGCGTGCTCGCGGGTAGCCTTTCGACCGTGACCCGTCGCCACCGCACGCGAACCGCGCTCGTCGTCATCGCCGCCGCCGTCGTGCTCGCGCTGCTGGTCACGTCGGGCGCGAGCGCCCTCGTCGTGCGGCGGCCGCTGCCGGACGTCCAGGGCACCCAGGTGATCGACGGGCTGGACGCCGACGTCGAGGTGACGCGCGACGCACGGGGCGTGCCGACGATCGTCGCGGAGTCGCCGTACGACCTCTTCCTGGCGCAGGGCTACGTGTCCGCGCAGGACCGGTTCTTCCAGATGGACTACCGCCGGCACGTCACCGCCGGGCGGCTCGCGGAGCTCGTCGGCGCCGACGAGGCCGCGATCGAGGCGGACAAGGTGATCCGCACGCTGGGCTGGCGCCGTGTCGCGGAGCAGGAGTGGGACCTGCTGTCGCAGGACACGCGGGACCACCTGCAGGCGTATGCCGACGGGGTGAACGCGTACCTCGAGGACCGCGACCCCGGCTCGATCGCGATGGAGTACACGGTCCTGGGGCTGCGTGTCCCGCAGGACGCACCCGAGGCGTGGGACCCGATCGACTCGCTCGCGTGGCTCAAGGCCATGGCGTGGGACCTGCGCGCCAACTACGACCGCGAGCTCTCGCGCGCGCAGACCTACCGGTTCGTCCAGGACGTCGCACGCGTCGAGGAGCTCTTCCCGCCGTACCCGCAGGACCGCAACCAGCCCATCGTGACCGCGGCCGACGCGGCCACGGACGCGTTCTCCGTCGCCTCGACCGCGGACCTCGACCTGAACGACGCCGGCCTGCAGGACGCCCTCGCGTCGGCCGACCGTGCGCTCGCGGCCGTCCCGCACCTCGTGGGCGACGGTGACGGCATCGGCTCGAACTCGTGGGTCGTGGCCGGGGAGCACACGGCGTCCGGCAAGCCGATCCTCGCCAACGACCCGCACATGGGGATCTCGGCGCCCGGCATCTGGTCGCAGGTCGGGCTGCGGTGCGCCGAGGTGACGGACGCCTGCCCGTTCGACGCGAGCGGGTTCTCGCTCGCGGGGCTGCCGGGCGTCGTCATCGGCCACAACGGCCAGCTGGCGTGGGGCCTGACCAACATGGGCGCCGACGTCACGGACTTCTTCCTCGAGCGCGTCGAGGACGGCGAGGTCCTCGTCGACGGCGAGCGCACGCGGCTCGACGTGCGCACGGAGACCATCGAGGTCGCCGGTGGCGACGACGTCGAGATCGAGATCCGCAGCACGCGTCACGGCCCGATCGTGTCGGACGTCCTCGAGCTCCCGGACGTCCAGCGTGCGCCCGTCCCCGACGACGCGCCCGGCCTGCGGTTCGAGGTCGCGCTGGCCTGGACCGCCCTGACCCCGGGGCGCACGGGCGACGCGATCATCGCGATGATGACGGCGCAGGACGCCGCCGACATCGCCGCCGCGGCCACCCTGCTCGAGGTGCCGGCGCAGAACATCGTCTTCGCGACCACCGACGGGCACATCGGCTACCAGGCACCGGGGCGCATCCCCGTGCGGGGCGCCGT
This window harbors:
- the mscL gene encoding large conductance mechanosensitive channel protein MscL, yielding MSGSGREGARGASQRIRSVGENPRVKGLAKVGQGFKDFISRGSAIELAVGVIVGAAFAQVVEALQNAFISPLIGWVFGKPNLDNLWNIGPYTWNEEIAETAQPIAVGVILNSLLQFLITAAAIYFLIVLPLNALAARRKKGQEDEPAAPAEDILLLQEIRDLLSQRLTPAIVNDTTDSPGGPGTTPPPPAAPAGPPSIPPGS
- a CDS encoding SAF domain-containing protein is translated as MVVLTPASPPLRREGVREPLPPPLPGTRGPARVRARAALWRFRFALAAVCLGAAAAVTLQTLRPPPAPTVPVVVLAHDVSAGTALAAGDVVVADVPAAAAPADALRTPSDAHGHVAAVDLPARLPVTPTLLTGAVMAGPAGTVVVAVRLDDPAVAGLLKPGLHLDLVAARLEGGPGETVARRALVRPAPDGEAAPGGLLGTTSPDDGPPVLVAVTPDEALLIAQASVSSRLVAVVVP
- a CDS encoding FmdB family zinc ribbon protein; the protein is MPTYAYRCTACEHSFEVQQSFTDDALSVCPECEGRLRKVFSTVGVVFKGSGFYRNDARTGSSTSGSGGKSGASTSSSTSTSSDTSVSTSSGSTTSSSTSGTSSAGSTGSSSPATTSPAAASA
- a CDS encoding penicillin acylase family protein: MTRRHRTRTALVVIAAAVVLALLVTSGASALVVRRPLPDVQGTQVIDGLDADVEVTRDARGVPTIVAESPYDLFLAQGYVSAQDRFFQMDYRRHVTAGRLAELVGADEAAIEADKVIRTLGWRRVAEQEWDLLSQDTRDHLQAYADGVNAYLEDRDPGSIAMEYTVLGLRVPQDAPEAWDPIDSLAWLKAMAWDLRANYDRELSRAQTYRFVQDVARVEELFPPYPQDRNQPIVTAADAATDAFSVASTADLDLNDAGLQDALASADRALAAVPHLVGDGDGIGSNSWVVAGEHTASGKPILANDPHMGISAPGIWSQVGLRCAEVTDACPFDASGFSLAGLPGVVIGHNGQLAWGLTNMGADVTDFFLERVEDGEVLVDGERTRLDVRTETIEVAGGDDVEIEIRSTRHGPIVSDVLELPDVQRAPVPDDAPGLRFEVALAWTALTPGRTGDAIIAMMTAQDAADIAAAATLLEVPAQNIVFATTDGHIGYQAPGRIPVRGAVAGPVPSDGTWPRPGWDSRYDWQGWVDPATMPRLLDPPEGFVVAANQAVTPLGVGPFLAEDTDYGYRSQRIRDLLTERIESGQGLDVATVAELQTDVRSPYAQVLVPALLDVDVEDPFDVAGQRLLRDWDQKMDVDSAGAMYFAAVWADVLEMTFADDLPEGHAPTGDSRWLEVVRGMLDDPTSAWWDDRSTPGVVEGRDDVLARALVAARRQLTAQIGSRTSDWEWGLLHTAAPQHPVLGGDGVPRVLHRLVNPAPQRVGGGSSIVDATSWDAATGSFAVTSASSMRMVVDLGDLDSSTWVNLTGTSGHPASKHYDDQFEAWAQGRQFPWPYSPAAVGADAVDRQTLVPVED